The Leucobacter rhizosphaerae genome includes a region encoding these proteins:
- a CDS encoding amidohydrolase, producing MTRTGTDPLEVYTAYASATPSTPASDVAPVAAFPGAAPEVHARIAERVEGLRDELRALAIALFEDPELGFDEHRSVARIAEVLSRHGITPEIGTFGLETAFAASVGAATAAHTSETTGSAAPHFAIVAEYDALPEIGHACGHNIIAALATGAFLALAPEVEALGGRLSIIGTPAEEGGGGKEHVLRAGGFDGVDAAGMVHPSVGNQVSPITGSGTSGVRRIRVRYRGRAGHAAASPYLGLNALDAVVTAYQSIAQLRQHILPIDRIHGIITNGGVAPNVVPELTEAEFLVRSSEIETLKVLTERVLDILEAAALATGTTAEIDADFEPPYLPLKPNVLMNTHWARHLETRGRTVPLAPARPTQGGPSTDMGNVSWAIPAVHPALGLGGAPDVLPHNAAFAASTIEPPAIDALVDAAIALAGLAADYLADAELRAAVRDEFDRNGGVRRWEE from the coding sequence ATGACCCGCACCGGCACCGACCCGCTTGAGGTCTACACCGCCTACGCGTCGGCCACACCGTCCACACCCGCGTCCGACGTCGCACCCGTCGCCGCGTTCCCGGGCGCCGCGCCCGAGGTCCACGCCCGCATCGCCGAGCGCGTCGAAGGACTGCGCGACGAACTCCGCGCGCTCGCCATCGCACTGTTCGAGGATCCGGAGCTCGGCTTCGACGAGCACCGCAGTGTGGCGCGCATCGCCGAGGTGCTCTCCCGGCACGGGATCACCCCCGAGATCGGCACCTTCGGCCTCGAAACGGCCTTCGCCGCCTCGGTGGGCGCGGCAACCGCAGCACACACCTCCGAGACAACCGGAAGCGCAGCCCCCCACTTCGCGATCGTCGCCGAGTACGACGCGCTGCCCGAGATCGGGCACGCCTGCGGCCACAACATCATCGCTGCTCTCGCGACCGGCGCCTTCCTCGCGCTCGCCCCCGAGGTCGAGGCGCTCGGTGGCCGCCTGAGCATCATCGGCACCCCGGCGGAGGAGGGCGGTGGCGGCAAGGAGCACGTGCTCCGCGCCGGCGGGTTCGACGGCGTCGACGCGGCCGGCATGGTGCACCCCTCGGTGGGCAACCAGGTCTCGCCGATCACCGGTTCCGGCACCAGCGGGGTGCGCCGGATCCGGGTCCGCTACCGCGGCCGCGCCGGTCACGCCGCCGCGAGCCCCTACCTCGGCCTCAACGCCCTCGACGCGGTGGTCACGGCCTACCAGTCGATCGCGCAGCTGCGCCAGCACATTCTCCCGATCGACCGCATCCACGGCATCATCACGAACGGCGGCGTCGCGCCCAACGTCGTGCCGGAGCTCACCGAGGCGGAGTTCCTCGTGCGCTCCTCCGAGATCGAGACGCTCAAGGTGCTGACCGAGCGCGTGCTCGACATTCTCGAGGCCGCCGCCCTCGCCACCGGCACGACCGCCGAGATCGATGCCGACTTCGAGCCGCCGTACCTCCCGCTCAAGCCGAACGTGCTGATGAACACGCACTGGGCCCGGCACCTCGAGACCCGCGGCCGCACCGTGCCGCTCGCTCCGGCGCGCCCCACGCAGGGCGGCCCCTCGACCGACATGGGCAACGTGAGCTGGGCGATCCCCGCGGTCCACCCAGCTCTCGGACTCGGCGGCGCCCCCGACGTGCTGCCGCACAACGCGGCCTTCGCCGCGAGCACGATCGAGCCGCCCGCAATCGACGCCCTCGTCGACGCAGCGATCGCCCTCGCCGGCCTCGCCGCCGACTACCTGGCCGATGCCGAGCTCCGGGCCGCGGTCCGCGACGAGTTCGACCGCAACGGCGGCGTGCGGAGGTGGGAGGAGTGA
- a CDS encoding ABC transporter permease, producing MSLPTLDETSGADVPEPRSGAALRTPRAGSAPRWARVLVRSIFDLVLVVWLAATIAFLALQLIPGNPLDVLLSGVQDATPEMRAEIAAHYGLDQPTIVQYFNYLFGVVQGDLGTSYHRGSPVTQVLFSELGATVELTVAAMLVAVAASIALALLTSGQRPGVRIVAQGLEIVAVSVPSFWLGIVLMTIFSFGLRWVPAFSGDSPAGLILPVITLAVPLVGVITQILRERIEHQLHEPFVTTIRARGVSESRLRSGHLLRHASVPALTLSSIIFGSLLTGTVVIETLFARPGIGRVIVMALQDRDVPVVLGFVIFAALVFIVINTIVDLVLPLIDPRLKESR from the coding sequence GTGAGCCTCCCGACCCTCGACGAGACGAGCGGCGCGGACGTCCCGGAGCCGCGCTCCGGTGCTGCGCTCCGCACGCCCCGCGCGGGATCCGCGCCCCGCTGGGCGCGTGTGCTCGTGCGCAGCATCTTCGACCTGGTGCTGGTCGTGTGGCTCGCGGCGACGATCGCGTTCCTCGCGCTCCAGCTCATTCCCGGCAACCCGCTCGACGTGCTGCTCTCCGGTGTGCAGGACGCGACGCCCGAGATGCGCGCCGAGATCGCCGCGCACTACGGTCTCGACCAGCCGACCATCGTGCAGTACTTCAATTACCTCTTCGGGGTCGTGCAGGGGGATCTCGGCACGAGCTACCACCGCGGCTCCCCGGTGACGCAGGTGCTCTTCAGCGAACTCGGCGCCACGGTCGAGCTGACCGTCGCGGCGATGCTCGTCGCCGTCGCCGCCTCGATCGCACTCGCGCTGCTCACCAGCGGGCAGCGCCCGGGGGTGCGGATCGTGGCGCAGGGCCTCGAGATCGTCGCGGTCTCGGTGCCGTCGTTCTGGCTCGGCATCGTGCTCATGACGATCTTCTCCTTCGGTCTGCGCTGGGTGCCCGCCTTCAGCGGCGACTCGCCCGCCGGTCTGATCCTGCCGGTCATCACCCTCGCGGTGCCGCTCGTCGGGGTCATCACCCAGATCCTCCGCGAGCGGATCGAGCACCAGCTCCACGAGCCGTTCGTCACCACGATCCGGGCCCGCGGGGTCAGCGAGTCCCGGCTCCGCTCGGGGCACCTGCTGCGGCACGCGAGTGTGCCGGCGCTGACCCTCAGCAGCATCATCTTCGGCTCCCTGTTGACGGGCACCGTGGTCATCGAGACGCTGTTCGCCCGCCCGGGCATCGGCCGTGTCATCGTGATGGCACTGCAGGATCGCGACGTGCCCGTCGTGCTCGGCTTCGTGATCTTCGCCGCGCTCGTCTTCATCGTCATCAACACCATCGTCGATCTCGTGCTCCCGCTGATCGACCCGAGACTGAAGGAGTCGCGATGA
- a CDS encoding ABC transporter permease produces MTLQANRSAAPAARAAVRRFELPPLGVLLALVVFLLLVVAALAPSVFSGQDPYASNPADAFAEPSAEHWLGTDQLGRDQFTRLVYGARYSILLGVGATLIGLVGGIALGVLAGYARGTWDRVITRFLDVLLAFPDVLVALVTITVLGPGEWSLIWAVGLGRIPGSARLVRGEVLRIRESGFVRSGIGLGLHPARLIIRHVVPNSLGPVLVHAVLGVGVSIIFGASLSFLGLGAVPPTPEWGLMLSEARQYLSIAPWIAIWPGLLITVTVVSITVVGRWFQQRFITKRSSL; encoded by the coding sequence ATGACGCTGCAGGCCAACCGCAGTGCCGCGCCCGCGGCCCGTGCCGCCGTGCGACGGTTCGAGCTGCCCCCGCTCGGGGTGCTGCTCGCCCTGGTCGTCTTCCTGCTGCTCGTGGTCGCGGCCCTCGCGCCGAGTGTGTTCTCGGGCCAGGACCCCTACGCCAGTAACCCCGCGGACGCCTTCGCTGAGCCCAGCGCGGAGCACTGGCTCGGCACGGATCAGCTCGGTCGCGATCAGTTCACCCGGCTCGTGTACGGTGCCCGCTACTCGATCCTGCTCGGCGTCGGCGCGACCCTCATCGGCCTCGTCGGCGGCATCGCGCTCGGGGTGCTCGCGGGGTACGCCCGCGGCACCTGGGACCGGGTCATCACCCGCTTCCTGGACGTACTGCTCGCGTTCCCCGACGTGCTCGTCGCCCTCGTCACCATCACGGTGCTCGGTCCTGGCGAGTGGAGCCTCATCTGGGCCGTCGGGCTCGGGCGGATCCCGGGCTCCGCGCGCCTCGTGCGTGGTGAGGTGCTGCGGATCCGGGAGTCCGGCTTCGTGCGCTCCGGGATCGGCCTCGGCCTGCACCCGGCCCGCCTGATCATCCGGCACGTGGTGCCCAACAGCCTCGGCCCCGTGCTCGTGCACGCCGTGCTCGGCGTCGGCGTCAGCATCATCTTCGGCGCCTCCTTGAGCTTCCTTGGGCTGGGCGCGGTTCCGCCGACCCCGGAGTGGGGCCTCATGCTCTCCGAGGCCCGGCAGTACCTCAGCATCGCGCCGTGGATCGCGATCTGGCCGGGACTCCTCATCACGGTCACGGTCGTCTCGATCACGGTCGTCGGCCGCTGGTTCCAGCAGCGCTTCATCACGAAACGGAGTTCACTATGA
- a CDS encoding dipeptide ABC transporter ATP-binding protein, with product MTVTPLVHVEDLSVTFGDLTAVRGLSFQLTPGQCVALVGESGSGKSVTARSLLGLVGRGSTVSATTLRLGDHDLLNLTEREWRELRGSEVGLVLQDALVSLDPLARVGAQVAEPLRAHRRLGRAGRAERAIELLESAGVPDASVRARQYPHELSGGLRQRALIASAVAASPGVLIADEPTTALDVTVQAQVLALLDRLRQQGTGLILVSHDLAVVSQLADEILVLHRGEVVEQGAPDRVLGAPTSEYTKQLLAAIPSQRSRGQRLSATPASAAPASTAPASTAPRLTEAAAPAAASEVDRDTPVLQALDLVKHYPRPGGGETTALDRVSFALQRGRTLGIVGESGSGKSTAAHVVLGFTTPESGEVLLDGQPWSSARERDRRARRRRIQSISQDPLGSFDPRASVQAILSEALDAIGVPRSEQRDRSVALLEQVELGSAHLGRNPLELSGGQRQRVAISRALATDPEVIVCDEAVSALDVSIQAQVLDLLADLQERLGVSLLFISHDLGVIRHIAHEVLVMRSGRVVEAGHTEAVFTDPRHQYTRELIDAIPTLHVPTGPQHPGLPRAARDAAPGPADAPPVVSTSTESISRS from the coding sequence ATGACGGTCACACCGCTCGTGCACGTCGAGGATCTGTCGGTGACCTTCGGCGACCTCACGGCCGTCCGCGGCCTCAGCTTCCAGCTCACCCCGGGCCAGTGCGTCGCGCTGGTGGGGGAGTCGGGATCGGGCAAGTCGGTCACCGCGCGCAGTCTGCTCGGCCTCGTCGGGCGCGGCTCGACGGTCTCCGCGACCACGCTTCGCCTGGGCGATCACGATCTCCTGAACCTGACCGAGCGCGAGTGGCGCGAGCTGCGCGGCAGCGAGGTGGGGCTGGTGCTGCAGGACGCGCTCGTCTCCCTCGATCCGCTCGCCCGGGTCGGTGCGCAGGTCGCCGAACCGCTCCGCGCGCACCGTCGACTGGGTCGCGCGGGCCGTGCAGAGCGCGCGATCGAGCTGCTCGAGAGCGCCGGAGTGCCCGACGCCTCGGTCCGGGCGCGGCAGTACCCCCACGAACTCTCCGGCGGGCTCCGGCAGCGCGCGCTCATCGCGAGCGCCGTCGCCGCGTCGCCCGGGGTGCTCATCGCCGACGAGCCCACGACGGCCCTCGACGTCACCGTCCAGGCGCAGGTGCTCGCGCTGCTGGATCGCCTCCGGCAGCAGGGCACGGGCCTGATCCTCGTGAGTCACGACCTCGCGGTCGTGTCGCAGCTCGCCGACGAGATCCTCGTGCTGCACCGGGGCGAGGTCGTGGAGCAGGGCGCGCCGGATCGGGTGCTCGGCGCTCCGACCTCGGAGTACACGAAGCAGCTGCTGGCGGCGATCCCGTCGCAGCGCTCGCGCGGCCAGCGACTCTCGGCGACTCCCGCCTCGGCCGCCCCGGCGTCGACAGCCCCGGCGTCGACCGCCCCGCGACTCACGGAGGCGGCGGCACCCGCAGCAGCCTCCGAGGTCGACCGCGACACCCCGGTGCTCCAGGCGCTCGACCTCGTGAAGCACTACCCGCGCCCGGGCGGCGGGGAGACGACCGCGCTCGACCGGGTGTCGTTCGCCCTGCAGCGCGGCCGCACGCTCGGCATCGTCGGGGAATCGGGGTCCGGCAAATCCACCGCGGCCCACGTGGTGCTCGGCTTCACGACTCCCGAGTCCGGTGAGGTGCTGCTCGACGGGCAGCCCTGGTCGTCGGCTCGGGAGCGGGATCGCCGCGCTCGCCGCCGCCGGATCCAGTCGATCTCGCAGGATCCGCTCGGGTCGTTCGACCCCCGCGCGTCGGTGCAGGCGATCCTCTCCGAGGCGCTCGACGCGATCGGAGTGCCGAGGAGCGAGCAGCGCGACCGCTCGGTGGCCCTGCTCGAGCAGGTCGAACTCGGCAGCGCGCACCTCGGCCGCAACCCGCTGGAGCTCTCCGGTGGTCAGCGGCAGCGCGTCGCCATCTCGCGCGCGCTCGCCACCGATCCCGAGGTGATCGTGTGCGACGAGGCCGTCTCGGCCCTCGACGTGTCGATCCAGGCGCAGGTGCTCGACCTGCTCGCCGACCTGCAGGAACGGCTCGGCGTTTCGCTCCTCTTCATCTCGCACGATCTCGGAGTCATCCGGCACATCGCGCACGAGGTCCTCGTGATGCGCAGCGGCCGGGTGGTCGAGGCGGGTCACACCGAGGCCGTGTTCACCGACCCGAGGCACCAGTACACGCGCGAACTCATCGACGCGATTCCGACGCTGCACGTCCCCACCGGGCCGCAGCATCCCGGGCTGCCGCGCGCCGCGCGCGACGCCGCACCCGGCCCCGCAGACGCACCACCCGTCGTATCCACATCAACCGAAAGCATCTCCCGATCATGA
- a CDS encoding ABC transporter substrate-binding protein — MNRKKLILPSLAIAALLGLAGCTSSGGDSAANEVAADATPVEGGTLTYFANTEPPVWDGQRIPSLNANSINSSIFDTLIAQDEDGTYKPGLATDWEISEDGLTYTFTLRDDVTFHDGTPFNAEVLKQNIDRPINEPDLATVSNGIVETEVVDEYTLAVKLGRQNAGLIHAFSTPHWPIYSGKVLTEHTPAELAASPELSIGTGAFKVKEYSKGAKLVLERNEDYNWAPETWDHQGAAYLDEVTIQFVPETQARIGAITSGQADAIDQVPPLNIPEVEGAGLQVLEKDNTGTPYYVALNPNLAPFDDKNVRLAFREAIDIDGLLDGVYAGVYDKAWSTTLPGTPPEGAFDETLVDSWGYDADAAVELLEEAGYTEVDDEGYRVKDGERLTLNWYVDSLYQQTDQRQQLGEAIASSLKDVGFEVIRTPFDTAAYGVELAKGEHHLADSSRGFADVGTSVFPFTTIAIPSSNGGSGINYGLLSDPTIDEAYATISSSLDPAERIEAAKVAQNRIIDEGFAVPVYVPKKIVGTTDEVHGWKFDAVGYTDSFYDVWLQQ, encoded by the coding sequence ATGAATCGAAAGAAACTCATCCTCCCGTCCCTCGCCATCGCGGCCCTCCTCGGGCTCGCGGGCTGCACGTCGAGCGGCGGCGACTCGGCCGCCAACGAGGTCGCCGCAGACGCCACCCCGGTCGAGGGCGGCACCCTCACCTACTTCGCCAACACCGAGCCGCCCGTGTGGGACGGCCAGCGGATCCCGAGCCTGAACGCGAACTCGATCAACAGCTCGATCTTCGACACGCTCATCGCTCAGGACGAGGACGGCACCTACAAGCCGGGCCTCGCCACGGACTGGGAGATCAGCGAAGACGGGCTGACCTACACCTTCACGCTGCGAGACGACGTCACGTTCCACGATGGGACGCCGTTCAATGCCGAGGTGCTGAAGCAGAACATCGATCGCCCGATCAACGAGCCGGATCTCGCGACCGTGTCGAACGGCATCGTCGAGACCGAGGTCGTCGACGAGTACACCCTCGCGGTGAAGCTCGGCCGCCAGAACGCCGGGCTGATCCACGCGTTCTCGACGCCGCACTGGCCGATCTACTCGGGCAAGGTGCTGACAGAGCACACCCCGGCCGAGCTCGCGGCCTCCCCGGAGCTCTCGATCGGCACCGGTGCATTCAAGGTCAAGGAGTACTCGAAGGGCGCGAAGCTCGTGCTCGAGCGCAACGAGGACTACAACTGGGCCCCGGAGACCTGGGACCACCAGGGCGCCGCCTACCTCGACGAGGTCACCATCCAGTTCGTGCCGGAGACGCAGGCGCGCATCGGCGCCATCACGTCGGGGCAGGCCGACGCGATCGACCAGGTGCCGCCGCTCAACATCCCCGAGGTCGAGGGCGCCGGGCTCCAGGTACTCGAGAAGGACAACACGGGCACCCCGTACTACGTGGCGCTGAACCCGAACCTCGCACCGTTCGACGACAAGAACGTGCGGCTCGCCTTCCGCGAGGCGATTGACATCGACGGCCTGCTCGACGGCGTCTACGCCGGGGTCTACGACAAGGCCTGGAGCACCACTCTGCCCGGCACCCCGCCGGAGGGCGCCTTCGACGAGACGCTCGTCGACAGCTGGGGCTACGACGCCGACGCGGCCGTGGAGCTGCTCGAAGAGGCCGGCTATACCGAGGTCGACGACGAGGGGTACCGCGTCAAGGACGGCGAGCGGCTCACGCTCAACTGGTACGTCGACAGCCTCTACCAGCAGACCGACCAGCGCCAGCAGCTGGGCGAGGCGATCGCCTCCTCGCTGAAGGACGTGGGCTTCGAGGTCATTCGCACCCCGTTCGACACGGCGGCCTATGGTGTGGAGCTCGCGAAGGGCGAGCACCACCTCGCGGACTCGTCCCGCGGCTTCGCGGATGTCGGCACCTCGGTGTTCCCGTTCACGACGATCGCGATCCCGAGCTCGAACGGCGGCTCCGGCATCAACTACGGGCTGCTCAGCGACCCCACGATCGACGAGGCGTACGCGACGATCAGCAGCTCCCTCGACCCGGCCGAGCGCATCGAGGCCGCGAAGGTCGCGCAGAACCGGATCATCGACGAGGGCTTCGCGGTCCCGGTCTACGTGCCCAAGAAGATCGTCGGCACGACCGACGAGGTGCACGGCTGGAAGTTCGACGCCGTGGGCTACACGGACTCGTTCTACGACGTCTGGCTGCAGCAGTAG
- a CDS encoding LLM class flavin-dependent oxidoreductase yields the protein MPRIDLFYYGDTSPGQSPAQLYREIEEQIVLGDQLGYHGAWVTEHHFSARGEVPDPLTLFARLSGTTQRIRLGTAIACAPYYHPIRLAEQVALVDALSGGRLDLGVGTGMTTPELAAVWGFTPDDAAQRAREVHEILAQAFDTGVVDYTGEFYRFSNVQISPPPGRPAKDLIWTAAGRNAIPLATEHGFRLMIPRPLPLAQRLKINDEYRAAVPGGEVIHLRSGLVGPTREIARERAVEFLREYAAVYLRTRWTGGPDSAAFDDIAEKLSFAVGTASEVADKIWEWTDQFGGTEETAIQFHGPHVQHQHVLESIELFAPQLAELQADAPQTSVPWVDRGIPDRPVPAQLTPYEDGVRDPDVSQPWREPATSATQ from the coding sequence ATGCCACGCATCGACCTCTTCTACTACGGCGACACCTCCCCGGGGCAGTCGCCCGCACAGCTCTACCGTGAGATCGAGGAGCAGATCGTACTGGGCGACCAGCTCGGCTACCACGGCGCCTGGGTCACCGAGCACCACTTCTCCGCGCGCGGAGAGGTGCCGGATCCGCTCACGCTGTTCGCGCGGTTGAGCGGCACCACCCAGCGCATCCGGCTCGGCACCGCCATCGCCTGCGCCCCGTACTACCACCCGATCCGGCTCGCCGAGCAGGTCGCCCTGGTCGACGCCCTGTCCGGCGGGCGCCTCGACCTCGGCGTCGGGACCGGCATGACGACCCCCGAACTGGCGGCGGTGTGGGGGTTCACCCCCGACGACGCGGCGCAGCGCGCTCGCGAGGTGCACGAGATCCTCGCGCAGGCATTCGATACCGGGGTCGTGGACTACACCGGCGAGTTCTACCGGTTCTCGAACGTGCAGATCTCGCCGCCGCCTGGGCGGCCCGCGAAGGACCTGATCTGGACGGCCGCCGGTCGCAACGCGATCCCGCTCGCCACGGAGCACGGCTTCCGCCTCATGATCCCGCGCCCGCTGCCGCTCGCGCAGCGCCTGAAGATCAACGACGAGTACCGCGCGGCCGTGCCCGGGGGCGAGGTGATCCACCTCCGCTCCGGTCTCGTCGGCCCGACCCGGGAGATCGCGCGCGAGCGCGCTGTCGAGTTCCTGCGCGAGTACGCCGCGGTGTACCTGCGGACCCGGTGGACCGGTGGACCCGACAGCGCGGCCTTCGACGACATCGCGGAGAAGCTGTCGTTCGCCGTCGGCACGGCGAGCGAGGTCGCCGACAAGATCTGGGAGTGGACGGACCAGTTCGGCGGCACCGAGGAGACGGCGATCCAGTTCCACGGTCCGCACGTGCAGCACCAGCACGTGCTCGAGTCGATCGAGCTCTTCGCACCGCAGCTCGCCGAGCTCCAGGCCGACGCGCCGCAGACGAGCGTGCCGTGGGTGGATCGCGGGATCCCGGATCGCCCCGTCCCCGCCCAGCTCACCCCGTACGAGGACGGCGTGCGGGATCCCGACGTCAGTCAGCCCTGGCGCGAACCCGCGACGAGCGCCACGCAATAA
- a CDS encoding LLM class flavin-dependent oxidoreductase: MTTQPLHPVLGTRSPLGSTDIGERLRIGFITHFDQSEDTATIYRENIRLVQALEEQGYDSAWIATRHFGSGWAAAPSPYGVLGALAASTDRIGLGTAVLPIIFDDSVRAAEELSVIDHLSGHRLLVGLGKGVPSDSYQVFEAYTPDRDKNFEAKIDTLHWALEGHQVEGGTQSIYPANTSLQGRLFHGSSNDATIRFAAQRGDGFILERFGNGPEREPGERQTFQRRQLRTVLDYRRVFRETWGDTRTPYVVTSRSAYPGVTTEAALAEASVTAARWNEYAGILGRVNPEDSPADQLLSDNFIWGDPAALAADLLADPTVLLTDELVLGIHPALHTIDETIAKAKILLDEVVPLVRAGWATGRAELLAAEEAVVGS, translated from the coding sequence ATGACCACTCAGCCCCTCCACCCGGTACTCGGCACCCGGAGCCCGCTCGGCAGCACCGACATCGGTGAGCGACTGCGCATCGGCTTCATCACCCACTTCGACCAGAGCGAGGACACCGCCACGATCTATCGCGAGAACATCCGTCTCGTGCAGGCCCTCGAGGAGCAGGGGTACGACAGCGCGTGGATCGCGACGCGCCACTTCGGCAGCGGGTGGGCCGCCGCGCCGAGCCCATACGGGGTGCTCGGCGCGCTCGCCGCCTCCACCGACCGGATCGGGCTCGGCACCGCCGTGCTCCCGATCATCTTCGACGACTCCGTGCGCGCCGCGGAGGAGCTCTCCGTGATCGACCATCTCTCCGGGCACCGGCTGCTCGTCGGGCTCGGCAAGGGCGTGCCGAGCGACTCGTACCAGGTATTCGAGGCGTACACCCCGGACCGCGACAAGAACTTCGAGGCGAAGATCGACACCCTGCACTGGGCGCTCGAGGGCCACCAGGTCGAGGGGGGCACGCAGTCGATCTACCCCGCGAACACCTCCCTGCAGGGCCGCCTCTTCCACGGCAGCTCGAACGACGCGACGATCCGCTTCGCCGCGCAGCGGGGCGACGGCTTCATCCTCGAACGCTTCGGCAACGGGCCCGAGCGGGAGCCCGGCGAGCGCCAGACCTTCCAGCGCCGGCAGCTCCGCACGGTGCTCGACTACCGTCGTGTGTTCCGCGAGACGTGGGGCGACACCCGCACCCCGTACGTGGTGACCTCGCGGAGCGCCTACCCGGGCGTGACGACCGAGGCGGCGCTCGCCGAGGCGTCGGTCACGGCCGCGCGCTGGAACGAGTACGCCGGGATCCTCGGCCGCGTGAACCCCGAGGACTCGCCCGCCGACCAGCTGCTCTCCGACAACTTCATCTGGGGCGATCCGGCGGCGCTCGCCGCCGACCTGCTCGCCGACCCGACGGTGCTGCTGACCGATGAGCTCGTGCTCGGAATCCACCCCGCGCTGCACACGATCGACGAGACCATCGCCAAGGCGAAGATCCTGCTCGACGAGGTCGTGCCGCTGGTGCGCGCGGGCTGGGCGACCGGACGCGCCGAGCTGCTGGCCGCGGAGGAGGCGGTGGTGGGCTCGTGA
- a CDS encoding DUF1684 domain-containing protein — translation MSVGAEVAAGVGSGAGAAVAADEAFARDWQGWQDRRLAAAGAPHGPASLTLTFWFADDTPQSVPGLPGQWAAEGERLVATGFAPGEVRFADGADATAPLVLDATTGDVHAGERILRRFERDGVPALRIFDPAAEGRTSLRGIAAFDPDPAWRLEARFEPDPRARTIELADGYQKETETSGSIVFTRDGVERRLTGTLRPDGISVVFGDTTNGDESYGFRFLTVGLPDADGATVIDFNRAFLPPCAFSDQFVCPLPTPENRLPVAIRAGERLTVRE, via the coding sequence GTGAGCGTCGGTGCTGAGGTCGCGGCCGGAGTCGGTTCCGGGGCCGGAGCTGCGGTGGCGGCAGATGAGGCGTTCGCGCGCGACTGGCAGGGCTGGCAGGATCGCCGTCTCGCTGCGGCCGGTGCGCCGCACGGGCCCGCGTCGCTCACCCTGACCTTCTGGTTCGCAGACGACACCCCGCAGTCGGTGCCCGGTCTGCCGGGTCAGTGGGCCGCCGAGGGGGAGCGGCTCGTCGCGACGGGCTTCGCGCCGGGCGAGGTCCGGTTCGCCGACGGCGCGGACGCGACGGCGCCACTGGTGCTCGACGCCACGACCGGCGACGTGCATGCCGGGGAGCGGATCCTGCGCCGCTTCGAGCGAGACGGGGTCCCCGCGCTGCGGATCTTCGATCCCGCCGCGGAGGGGCGCACGAGCCTGCGCGGGATCGCGGCGTTCGATCCGGATCCCGCGTGGCGGCTGGAGGCCCGGTTCGAGCCGGATCCGCGCGCACGCACCATCGAGCTCGCCGACGGCTACCAGAAGGAGACGGAGACCTCGGGGTCGATCGTGTTCACACGGGACGGGGTGGAGCGCCGCCTCACCGGCACCCTGCGCCCGGACGGCATCTCGGTGGTGTTCGGGGACACGACCAACGGCGACGAGAGCTACGGCTTCCGGTTCCTGACCGTGGGACTGCCCGACGCCGACGGTGCGACCGTCATCGATTTCAACCGGGCCTTCCTGCCGCCGTGCGCGTTCAGCGACCAGTTCGTGTGCCCGCTGCCGACGCCCGAGAACCGGTTGCCGGTGGCGATCCGCGCGGGGGAGCGGCTGACCGTCCGCGAGTAG
- a CDS encoding lytic transglycosylase domain-containing protein: protein MSGGKWLLIGALGTGLAGVALVVGAILFGTAAAGPMTAGAGEADGTGGTAPRAAQQADPAVPVGDGLRVDPVWVQETAAATGIGDRALAAYTHAVTRVAEEFPECRIGWNTLAGIGYVESYHGTINGSALDASGTATPPILGIPLDGTQRTMAIPDTDGGALDGDAVWDRAVGPMQFIPSTWVLWGVDGDGDGIADPQNIDDASLSAARYLCGIGGDLADPERWIAAVAAYNDTVEYNHRVADAATHYAGVVG from the coding sequence ATGAGCGGCGGGAAGTGGCTGCTCATCGGTGCGCTCGGCACCGGGCTCGCCGGGGTGGCGCTGGTGGTCGGTGCGATCCTCTTCGGCACCGCCGCGGCCGGGCCTATGACGGCGGGAGCCGGTGAGGCTGACGGGACCGGCGGCACGGCTCCCCGCGCGGCCCAGCAGGCCGACCCCGCCGTGCCCGTGGGGGATGGGCTCCGGGTGGATCCCGTCTGGGTGCAGGAGACCGCGGCGGCCACCGGCATCGGCGATCGGGCGCTCGCCGCCTACACCCACGCGGTGACCCGCGTCGCCGAGGAGTTCCCGGAGTGCCGGATCGGCTGGAACACCCTCGCCGGCATCGGGTACGTCGAGTCGTATCACGGCACGATCAACGGCAGCGCGCTCGATGCATCCGGCACGGCGACGCCGCCCATCCTCGGGATCCCGCTCGACGGCACGCAGCGCACGATGGCGATCCCGGACACCGACGGCGGCGCCCTCGACGGCGACGCGGTGTGGGATCGGGCCGTGGGGCCGATGCAGTTCATCCCGTCGACCTGGGTGCTGTGGGGCGTCGACGGCGACGGCGACGGGATCGCGGATCCGCAGAACATCGACGACGCGAGTCTGTCGGCCGCGCGCTACCTGTGCGGGATCGGCGGCGACCTCGCGGATCCCGAGCGCTGGATCGCCGCCGTCGCGGCCTACAACGACACCGTGGAGTACAACCACCGCGTCGCGGACGCGGCGACCCACTACGCCGGGGTGGTGGGCTGA